The Xenopus laevis strain J_2021 chromosome 7S, Xenopus_laevis_v10.1, whole genome shotgun sequence genome includes a window with the following:
- the tecta.2.S gene encoding tectorin alpha, gene 2 S homeolog precursor (The RefSeq protein has 7 substitutions compared to this genomic sequence) has product MKTVLPLLLVATVCFGDLATDPILYPYGPSEGDKVTPKKDDGATSAIPISTVFIFFGKKHNSLYVNNNGVISFGVAVSSYTPNAFPLADGSPFVAPYWGDVNNEIAGTVYYRESKDPNLLERISNDMRKYYPNFNYRATWAFVATWDKVAYYGSRSKKTNTFQAVLTTDGKLAFIFLNYGIITWTTGKASGGDPLTGLGGIPAQAGFNSGDKTNYFNIPGSRTPDIVNIQKTSNVNTPGRWLFEVDKFRVAGGCVYEANFVKYNETFWKDPTCETKCRCNMDGDVECEEEWCSGNLLCQPSTWHYSCRIGIGQCF; this is encoded by the exons atgaaaacatttcttcCGCTCCTTCTTG TTGCGACGGTGTGTTTCGGAGACTTGGCCACCG ATCCAATACTCTATCCATATGGTCCATCAGATGGAGACAAAGTAACCCCCAAAAAAGATGACGGGGCAACTAGTGCCATTCCTATCTCtactgtttttatcttttttggaaAGAAACATAATTCGCTCTAT GTGAACAACAATGGGGTGATCTCTTTTGGCGTGGCCGTGTCCAGCTACACCCCTAATGCTTTCCCTCTGGCAGACGGAAGCCCCTTTGTTGCTCCCTACTGGGGGGACGTTAACAATGAAATAGCAGGGACAGTTTATTACCGTGAAAGCAAAGACCCAAATCTATTGGAGAGGATATCCAATGACATGAGGAAGTACTATCCAAACTTTAATTATAGGGCCACATGGGCCTTTGTCGCCACTTGGGATAAAGTCGCCTACTTTGGATCAAGATCTAAAAAG ACAAACACTTTCCAGGCTGTCCTGACCACCGACGGCAAACTAGCCTTCATCATCTTGAATTATGGGATCATTACTTGGACAACAGGAAAGGCCAGCGGTGGAGATCCTCTTACAGGATTAGGAGGTATCCCAGCACAG GCTGGTTTCAACAGTGGAGACAAGACTAATTACTTTAATATTCCTGGGTCAAGGACACCTGATATCATTAACATTAATAAGACATCCAATGTAAATACCCCTGGGCGCTGGCTCTTCGAGGTGGACAAGTTCAGGGTTGCAGGTGGATGTGTCTATGAAG CTAATTTTGTGAAATACAACGAGACCTTCTGGAAGGATCCCACCTGTGAGACGAAGTGCACATGCAACATGGATGGGGACGTGGAGTGCGAGGAGGAATGGTGCTCCGGCAATTTGCTCTGTCAGCCATCGACCTGGCACTACTCATGCAGAATTGGCATTGGCCAATGCTTTTAA